In the Malus domestica chromosome 16, GDT2T_hap1 genome, one interval contains:
- the LOC103416593 gene encoding rapid alkalinization factor-like — protein MANSSAIIFSLIFVAALVISVDAGGDHGVSWVPVRPRCEGSVAECMDDRDDEFGMDSEISRRILATSRNISYEALQRNTVPCSQRGASSNNCKPGAQNQSNPYNHGCSANARCRS, from the coding sequence ATGGCTAATTCCTCTGCGATTATCTTTTCGTTGATTTTCGTGGCCGCTCTGGTCATCTCCGTTGATGCAGGCGGCGATCATGGGGTGAGCTGGGTTCCAGTGAGACCTCGCTGCGAGGGTTCTGTAGCAGAGTGCATGGATGATCGTGATGATGAGTTTGGCATGGACTCGGAGATTAGCAGACGCATCTTGGCCACCTCACGAAACATAAGCTATGAAGCGCTGCAGAGAAACACTGTTCCTTGCTCTCAGAGAGGTGCTTCCTCCAACAACTGCAAGCCGGGTGCTCAGAATCAGAGCAACCCCTACAACCACGGATGCAGTGCCAATGCTCGTTGCCGGAGTTGA
- the LOC114822034 gene encoding MLP-like protein 329, giving the protein MAVSGAGTCKLETMEAEVEIKANADKLYKFISNQHYDFPIAASDKIHDVAVHEGDWETSGSVKLWKYTIDGNVETYKEKVEIDEANKRVSLTGLEGSHVLDNYKSYKIIFQVTPNSEGGSVKITLEYKKLNENDPPPQKYLSFLFNVIKDVDAHLIKE; this is encoded by the exons atggctGTGAGTGGAGCTGGTACTTGCAAGCTGGAGACTATGGAGGCTGAGGTAGAGATCAAAGCCAACGCTGATAAGCTGTACAAATTCATCAGCAACCAGCACTATGACTTCCCCATAGCAGCCTCTGATAAAATACACGATGTTGCAGTACATGAAGGTGACTGGGAAACTTCTGGCTCTGTCAAACTCTGGAAATACACCATAG ATGGAAATGTCGAGACTTACAAGGAAAAGGTGGAAATAGATGAAGCAAACAAGCGGGTGAGTCTTACAGGTTTGGAAGGATCACATGTGCTGGACAATTACAAAAGCTACAAGATCATTTTCCAGGTCACTCCAAATAGTGAAGGAGGTTCTGTGAAAATTACTTTAGAATATAAAAAACTCAACGAGAACGATCCGCCTCCACAGAAGTACCTCAGCTTTCTATTCAATGTCATTAAAGATGTTGATGCACATCTTATCAAGGAATAA
- the LOC114822146 gene encoding MLP-like protein 328 — protein sequence MVLHGKIGTEIEIKAPADKLYNMFKSAHLIPNISNTHIKGVDVHEGDWETHGSVKIWKYELGDHVGIFKEQVELDDENKAATLKGLEGEVFKYYKSFKGVYKFTQKDEGTCIANLWIEYEKLNENVEAPDRYVGLMVKLVQDLDAHLLGA from the exons atggttttgcaTGGTAAAATTGGGACTGAAATAGAAATTAAGGCACCAGCTGACAAGTTGTACAACATGTTCAAGAGCGCCCACCTCATCCCAAACATCTCTAATACCCATATCAAAGGAGTTGATGTGCATGAAGGAGATTGGGAAACACACGGCTCTGTTAAGATTTGGAAATATGAACTAG ggGATCATGTCGGGATATTCAAGGAACAGGTGGAGCTAGACGATGAGAACAAGGCTGCAACTCTGAAAGGATTGGAAGGAGAAGTGTTCAAGTATTATAAGAGCTTCAAGGGTGTCTATAAATTCACTCAAAAAGATGAAGGCACCTGCATTGCCAACCTGTGGATCGAATACGAGAAACTGAATGAGAATGTTGAAGCTCCAGATAGATATGTCGGTTTGATGGTTAAACTCGTCCAGGATCTTGACGCTCACCTTCTGGGagcataa
- the LOC114822002 gene encoding uncharacterized protein isoform X1, which yields MSNSSCSYLVCYEVCVVTVMSTIWYCVGVGSGGLQDFNPSLWTCGMFWEWMVVFPWIPALYSGIFSTGLCLWVEMAAMRDVSATETAIIYSLEPVWGAAFAWFLLGERWGATGWVGAALVLGGSLTVQIFGSASPSKSYKDENNSKKLDYPVVSDEHNRLSASPVTVSSRKDRSAK from the exons ATGAGCAATAGTTCCTGCTCGTACCTGGTTTGTTATGAG GTATGTGTTGTTACTGTCATGTCAACAATATGGTACTGTGTTGGAGTAGGGTCGGGTGGCCTCCAAGATTTTAACCCATCGTTATGGACGTGCGGTATGTTCTGGGAATGGATGGTTGTGTTCCCATGGATACCTGCACTGTACTCGGGCATATTTTCGACTGGTCTATGCTTATGGGTAGAG ATGGCCGCAATGCGTGATGTATCAGCAACAGAAACAGCAATAATTTATAGTTTGGAGCCGGTCTGGGGTGCTGCTTTTGCATGGTTTCTCCTTGGGGAAAGGTGGGGTGCTACTGGTTGGGTTGGCGCTGCTCTGGTGCTAGGT GGAAGCCTAACAGTGCAGATATTTGGATCAGCATCTCCTTCAAAGTCTTACAAAGATGAAAACAATAGTAAGAAACTCGATTACCCGGTGGTTTCAGATGAACATAATCGCCTTTCTGCCTCTCCGGTTACAGTTAGTTCCAGAAAAGATAGATCTGCTAAATAA
- the LOC114822002 gene encoding uncharacterized protein isoform X3 has translation MSTIWYCVGVGSGGLQDFNPSLWTCGMFWEWMVVFPWIPALYSGIFSTGLCLWVEMAAMRDVSATETAIIYSLEPVWGAAFAWFLLGERWGATGWVGAALVLGGSLTVQIFGSASPSKSYKDENNSKKLDYPVVSDEHNRLSASPVTVSSRKDRSAK, from the exons ATGTCAACAATATGGTACTGTGTTGGAGTAGGGTCGGGTGGCCTCCAAGATTTTAACCCATCGTTATGGACGTGCGGTATGTTCTGGGAATGGATGGTTGTGTTCCCATGGATACCTGCACTGTACTCGGGCATATTTTCGACTGGTCTATGCTTATGGGTAGAG ATGGCCGCAATGCGTGATGTATCAGCAACAGAAACAGCAATAATTTATAGTTTGGAGCCGGTCTGGGGTGCTGCTTTTGCATGGTTTCTCCTTGGGGAAAGGTGGGGTGCTACTGGTTGGGTTGGCGCTGCTCTGGTGCTAGGT GGAAGCCTAACAGTGCAGATATTTGGATCAGCATCTCCTTCAAAGTCTTACAAAGATGAAAACAATAGTAAGAAACTCGATTACCCGGTGGTTTCAGATGAACATAATCGCCTTTCTGCCTCTCCGGTTACAGTTAGTTCCAGAAAAGATAGATCTGCTAAATAA
- the LOC114822002 gene encoding uncharacterized protein isoform X2 — MSNSSCSYLVCYEVCVVTVMSTIWYCVGVGSGGLQDFNPSLWTCGMFWEWMVVFPWIPALYSGIFSTGLCLWVEMAAMRDVSATETAIIYSLEPVWGAAFAWFLLGERWGATGWVGAALVLVQIFGSASPSKSYKDENNSKKLDYPVVSDEHNRLSASPVTVSSRKDRSAK, encoded by the exons ATGAGCAATAGTTCCTGCTCGTACCTGGTTTGTTATGAG GTATGTGTTGTTACTGTCATGTCAACAATATGGTACTGTGTTGGAGTAGGGTCGGGTGGCCTCCAAGATTTTAACCCATCGTTATGGACGTGCGGTATGTTCTGGGAATGGATGGTTGTGTTCCCATGGATACCTGCACTGTACTCGGGCATATTTTCGACTGGTCTATGCTTATGGGTAGAG ATGGCCGCAATGCGTGATGTATCAGCAACAGAAACAGCAATAATTTATAGTTTGGAGCCGGTCTGGGGTGCTGCTTTTGCATGGTTTCTCCTTGGGGAAAGGTGGGGTGCTACTGGTTGGGTTGGCGCTGCTCTGGTGCTAG TGCAGATATTTGGATCAGCATCTCCTTCAAAGTCTTACAAAGATGAAAACAATAGTAAGAAACTCGATTACCCGGTGGTTTCAGATGAACATAATCGCCTTTCTGCCTCTCCGGTTACAGTTAGTTCCAGAAAAGATAGATCTGCTAAATAA
- the LOC114822002 gene encoding uncharacterized protein isoform X4, with protein sequence MSNSSCSYLVCYEVCVVTVMSTIWYCVGVGSGGLQDFNPSLWTCGMFWEWMVVFPWIPALYSGIFSTGLCLWVEMAAMRDVSATETAIIYSLEPVWGAAFAWFLLGERWGATGWVGAALVLA encoded by the exons ATGAGCAATAGTTCCTGCTCGTACCTGGTTTGTTATGAG GTATGTGTTGTTACTGTCATGTCAACAATATGGTACTGTGTTGGAGTAGGGTCGGGTGGCCTCCAAGATTTTAACCCATCGTTATGGACGTGCGGTATGTTCTGGGAATGGATGGTTGTGTTCCCATGGATACCTGCACTGTACTCGGGCATATTTTCGACTGGTCTATGCTTATGGGTAGAG ATGGCCGCAATGCGTGATGTATCAGCAACAGAAACAGCAATAATTTATAGTTTGGAGCCGGTCTGGGGTGCTGCTTTTGCATGGTTTCTCCTTGGGGAAAGGTGGGGTGCTACTGGTTGGGTTGGCGCTGCTCTGGTGCTAG CCTAA